GATGCACCATCTGTGATCTGCATTCACTGGGCACGCACACCATCAATGTAATTTTAATCCCCAGTTATATATGGACTACTGTACATATCTTCGTGTTGAGAAATTTTTATGGTACATTCATTCAGCTCTTCAACCATTACCTTCAGCTGCACCATGAACAAAGTGCATGTCTCACAGTTCTTTCCAAGTGTGGCACTCCTTGTTATATAATGTGACTATTAAAAAGGTCTGCAATGCCACATTCTATTTTCTGATTCAATGAGAACATCATGACTCACGACACCACATACATCAAATCAACTTTGTGTAACAATGTCTGAAAAAGATTTTTTCAAAATCTCGTTCACCTTGGGCATACTTCTGAATCCTCAGAGCTCACTCACTATGTGTTTTCGACATCTGGCCTTATAATGAATATATTTTTTCTCAGCTTGATAGTAGTATCTGTCAGTTTGAGCATTGCATTTTTGAACGTCCTGTGAAAGTTATGAGGGTGGTTGCATTCCTCTTGCCTTCTATTCACATTTATAACTTTCAGTTTTTGTGGTCCCAGTTAAGATATCTTTTATTCTGAATACctttatattttgttatattgCTTCACCTGATGCTGAAACATTTCTTGGAAATAATTGTAGGAAATTATCTTACAGGTGAACCATTattaatataaaagtaaaatttctaatgcttataccaaaataaaatcataattaaGAACATGGAACTCACAATAAAATGACTATTGATTACATCATCTCCATGTGTTATTTCTTAGTGACGTAGTTCTTAACAGACAAGCTGAACAGTTTGCACAAAAAGTGAAGAGTGCTTATGCTGGGGAATATAAGCATATAACAATTACAGTGATGCAATTCTCATTATAAAAACCAGACTTGACATATATCATGCACTGTGTTTTCTTTACAGTGATGCAGTTTTCATTATAAAAAACAGACTTGACATCTATCATGCACAAAGTGATGTAACATTGGTATCAAATAATAAGATGTCTGGTGGAACAAGAAATGCTGGGCAGAGATGGCTGGAGGCTTATATCATAGGTTTTCTGCAAGGAATGTGACTCATGCTTAGTGTGGCAATTATGTTTAGAATCTGCTACTTATGAAGATTCCAGTAAGAATGAAGGGGCTTCAGATGTAAAGTGAGAAAACTTAATAGTAACATTTGAATAAAAAAGTACAAAAGAAATCAATTGAATTACAATAATATAGCTTATGTCCAATTCAAAAGTATCTGTATGGTGAAGAACACTTGGAAATAATCTTTCCAAAAAGACACAAAGAGAATGGAATGTATCATTTAAGCTGTAGGCCTGCTACACAACTACACATATGAACTGCAAATTGAAAATGCTGCAATAGctttaaaaaatgtaaaaccaTTCTCAGACTCTTTATAGATAGACAGAGTGTGTGCCTGTACCTTATGACACATTTTGCTTATCATTCAATTTGTTTGTAATATTGTTATgactttaaaaaatatatacagaggttttttttgtattgttgtagTGTTTTCAATTGAGAAGTGATTACATTTCTGAATCTGTGAGATTGTAAGTTTTCCAATGGAAGATATTTATGCTGTCTATTTGTTACTTTTAGATTTTTGGACTGTTTCTGATACAGTAGTGCCAAACAGTTATTTCTTTTTAGGTGTAAGATGCTATAATCAAATTTTATAATTCTTTGCTGTATCTTAAAACTTCTTGTAAACTTccatgatttttttgttattatcatGTTTGCTGAGTACTTTAAAGGATTCAATTAAACTTCCCAAAACTTGGAAAAGTAGATGTAAGAGCTACAAAATCTCTTAAGTCCAGTACAGCAGTAACTAAATTTTCTGTTATGTCTATTTCGTTTTTCAAAGAGACATTTTATGATGCATGGCATCAACAAACTGAGATCAGATATCTGTGATATAAAATGCATGAAGGAAGAGGTGTTTTagttactgaaataatacagtatTAGGTATGTACACTGCAGCATTgttacaaataatggagaagtatgatgtaatactCTCTTAAGTTGAAAAATATTGTACAAGTGGAATGATTAAGTGTAATCATATGACAATAGTTTGGTAATATCTGAAAATAATGGCTGGCAAATAATGTATAAATTAGAGCATGGACAAAAAGCACAATTAAATAATAAGCTGTAGTGagataaacaaacatttttctgaTTTAGACTGTAGACATTGCTCTGCCAAAGGTAGTGCTGCTACACATATAGCTCAGTTATGCAGCAGCAGAAATAAATCTCCTGTggaaggttaaatgtgaatgaatattggAGTTTAACTTCTCATTGTTGCATTAGATCATTGGTGATGGAGTTATTAATATCTATAATAATTATTAGTAAATGACTCTGTACAAATGAAAGAGTGTTGTATCAAACACTGCTCTCAGATTGCTTTCATATTTTCCAATCATCCGTATTAGCAGAAAGTTCGAGAACAATTATTTACACAGTGTGTGAAACGTTTTAGTAACCATAATCATCAAATGTAGTTCACCTTTCAGTGAATCAGATAGTCAAATATTCAACAACTCATGTaaccaaaaatgaatgaaaaaattgaaTAAGGAATTTGATAACATTTCTTCACGCAAAAAGTGGTTGTAGTATGGGCAGAATACGCTAGTTTCTAGAACAAATGGTGGACGTTTTGTGGATGGCTTTGTGCAAATGATATCAGTGGTTATTAGCTTTTGAGATGTTACAAATATCATGAGCTGCATATTTCAAACTCTGAATAGCAAAGCTTCAGGCTGAATGCTAGtacgttataaataaataatctcgaACATATTTTTGTGTTGTTAACAGTAACATAATCTATGTCCATGGATCATAATGTCGGCAATAACATTTAAGCACTGCCAACGTATCTAGTTCAGTTGCAAAATAGTGCTTGTGTGATGGAGAAACAGCTAGGAAACATTTACTAATTGTGGCTGACTGTAAGACAACATAAATTGTAATAGTATATAGTTAGACTGTTTATTCAATGGATGCAGGCAAAGTCTTCTGGCAGCCATCTCGGAAAACAAGACTCATGCTTAATGCCATAATTTATTGGAGTGGTGTGTGTTTAAAAATGAAAGCGATGGGATAGGAAAGTTAATTAGGAAAAGAAAGTGTGCCGTATAAAATGTCAATCAAGAAGGTCATTTACTGCTTCTATATTTTGCGTGCTTTTAAGATGTGCATTGACTTTTAACATATATTTTCGCATTGATACATGTATAGCGACAGTCATCTTGTTGTGACAGCCATTACGGTTGGCAACATGCCCGTCGGCAGGAATGGGAAGGTGAaatgttcaggacagaactaaggaGAGGAAGAGGCGGACACAGTGCTGACTGCTTAATCATCGCACAGTTCTCTGTGAGCAGAACATATCGTGCAGTCACTGTCTCTCGCGCTTATCAGTCCGGATAATTTCATACGGTAGACATCACCGATCTGTAAAATTCGTGTAACATGTGAGAGGGGCAAAGTAATTGTGCATATTGCTCTGGCCTGAAGGCTGAGAATGCCACATGAGAAAAGCAAGTACATAGTTAACTGATTAGGGAGACACTACGCACCCATTAATTACGAGAAAACTAGCGTTTCGTGCAAAATTTAAGACTTCGTATAGAGTTCGATTATGAGGATTATTGGGGGGTAATACAGTGTTGGTGAGTTAGCACGAGATATGTACGCCGATATTTCATCCCGTATCAGCAATGTGAGTGGGGTCGATCTGTAGCCTGCCCCAGACCTCTTCCATCAAAATTCACGCCATTTATACTTCAATAACCGCCAACTGATCAACGGCAACGACTTGTCAGGCGCCTTGTAACGATTTGGGAATGTAATTCAGAAGGGGTCTCTCTGCCTCACACACGTTATGGCGAGACACGTCCCCGTGTAGGAAAGCTGCGAATACTGCAAACCGAGCGCATTTAACAGCAGACGAAAAAGTCAGCTGTCTGCTCGACACACCAGTCGGAATCGGAACGGCAGGAGTGCGGCCTCGGCGGTAGCGGCTTCAGAGCTCGTAGACGTCGCGGCCGTTGGTGCGTCCTGCGCCGCTGCCCCCCGGCCGACAGGAGCCGGCCGAGCGCTTGATGCCGGAAGCGGTCTTGCAGAGCTCGCGGGCGCGCTGCGGGCTCGTGTAGGAGTACATGTTGTAGCCGGGGATGATGTGCACCCGCACGTCGCCGGACGGCCGCGCCGCGTCCCCGAGCGCGCCGCCCACGACGGCCGCGCCGGCCGCCCTCTGGCGGCGGGAGAACGAAACGGTCGTCTTGCAGCAGCAGTAGTGGAACAGGTTGACGTAGGCGTTGCGGAAGTGACGGTTGGTGCAGCAGTAGAGCAGGCTGTTGACGCAGGACTTGCTGAGCGCGAACCACGCCAGGTTGTAGACGAGCCGCGCGGGCACGCCGCGGCCGCCGCGCGCCGCCGACACCACCAGCGCGACGCCGAACGGCGCCCAGAAGACGACGAACAGCGCCGCCGAGTAGGCGTTCGTCTTGGCGAGCGCGTAGTCCCAGGCGAAGGTGACGGCGGGCTTGAAGCTGGGCCGCGAGCGCAGCGCGCGCACGCGCAGGGCGGTGCGCACGTGCCACGCGaaggcgagcagcagcagcagcgcgccgCAGGCCACGTGGTAGGGCAGCGCGCCGGGCCCCGGCGGGCGCGGGCCGGGCCGCGGCGGCCGGCAGTAGAGCGGCGCCGCGTCCAGCGCCGTCTGCAGCGCGACCGCGCCCACCGCCGCCGCCCAGATGGACAGCACGGCGGCCGtgacgcgcgcgcgcgtgcacaggCGCGCGTGGCGCTCGCGCGGCAGGCAGAGGCGCGCGTTGTTCTCGCACGCGGCCGCCGCCAGCGACAGCACCGTCACCAGGCAGCTCAGCGCCGCCACGGCCCACTGCAGCCGGCACACGGCCGGCGCGTCGGGCAGCCCCGCCAGGATCACCACCGACGACGCGGGCATCACCAAGCCCGTCACCAGCAGGTCCGCCAGCGCCACGCTCACCAGCAGCGCGTTACCTGCACACCGGAGGCGCAGCATTAGCAGCTGGTCCCTGAATTGCAGCAACAGACGAATGAAATAACATCCGCGCCCTATTGTAAACAATATTTCGAGcggttcttcagtttctcccggcgtatttgttgctccaacagtccacgggtatattgccagttcatagtgtccaattgtaagacatttccaagcgcagatgtggactctgaccacaatctattggttatgaactgtagattaaaactaaaaaaaattgcaggaaggtgggaatttcaggtgatgggacctggataaactgaaagaaccagaggttgtacagagtttcagggagagcataagtgaacaattgacaggaatgggggaaagaaatatagtagatgaagaatgggtagctttgaggaatgaaatagtgaaggcagcagaggatcaagtaggtaaaaagacgaaggctagtagaaatccttgggtaacagaagagatactgaatttaattgatgaaaggagaaaatacaaaaattcagtaagtgaagcaggcaaaaagtaattcaaacgtctcaaaaatgtgatcgacaggaagtgcagaatggctaagcagggatggctagaggacaaatgtaaggatctagagccttttctcatgaggggtaagatagatactgactacaggaagattaaagagacctttggagaaaagagaaccacttgcatgaatatcaatagctcagatggaaacccagttctaagcaaagaagggaaagcagaaaggtggaaggagtatatagagggactatacaagggcgaggtacttgaggacaatattatggaaatggaagaggatgtagatgaagatgaaatgggagatatgatactgtgtgaagagtttgacagagcactgaaagacctaagtcgaaacaaggccccgggagtagacaacattccgttagaactactgacagccttgggagagccagtccttacaaaactctaacatctggtgagcaagatgtatgagacaggcgaaattccctcagacttcaagaagaatataataattccaatcccaaagaaagcaggtgttgacagatgtgaaaattacggaactatcagtttaataagtcacagctgcaaaatactaacgcgaattcattacagacgaatggaaaaacttgtagaagccgaccttggggaagatcagtttggattccgtagaaatatgggaacacgtgaggcaatactgaccctacgacttatcttagaagaacgattaaggaaagggaaacctacgtttctagcatttgtagacttagagaaagcttttgacaatgtcgactggaatactctctttcaaattctgaaggtggcaggggtaaaatacagggagcgaaaggctatttataatttgtacagaaaccagatgacagtataagagtcgaggggcatgaaagggaagcagtggtaggaagggagtgagacagtgttatagcctctccccaatgttattgaatctgtatattgagcaagcagtgaaggaaagaaaagaaaaatttggagtaggtattaaaatcgatggaaaagaaataaaaactttgaggttcgccgatgacagtgtaattctgtcagagacagcaaaggacttgcaagagcagttgaacggaatggacagtgtctttaaaggagggtataagatgaacatcaacaaaagcaaaatgaggataatggaatgtagtcgaattaagtcgggtgatgttgagggaattagattagaaaatgagacacttaaagtagtaaaggagttttgctatttggggagcaaaataactgatgatggtcgaagtagagaagatataaaatgtagactggcaatggcaaggaaagcgtttctgaagaagagaaatttgttaacatcgagtataggtcaggaagtcgtctctgaaagtatttgtatggagcgtagccatgtatggaactgaaacatggacgataactagtttggacaagaagagaatagaagctttcgaaatgtggtgctacagaagaatgctgaagattagatgggtagatcacgtaactaatgaggaagtattgaataggattggggagaagagaagtttgtgggacaacttgactagaagaagggatcggttggtaggacatgttctgaggcatcaagggaataccaatttagtattggaaggcagcgtggagggtaaaaatcgtagagggagaccaagagatgaatacactaaataaattcagaaggatgtaggtactgggagatgaagtttgcacaggattgagtagcatggagagctgcatcaaactagtctcaggactgaagaccacaacaacaacaacttaatttgCAGCTAATTACAGTTTTTTGAGTGAGCTACAGTTAGTTTTTcatacaatg
This genomic stretch from Schistocerca cancellata isolate TAMUIC-IGC-003103 chromosome 5, iqSchCanc2.1, whole genome shotgun sequence harbors:
- the LOC126188528 gene encoding alpha-1B adrenergic receptor-like, whose translation is MLRLRCAGNALLVSVALADLLVTGLVMPASSVVILAGLPDAPAVCRLQWAVAALSCLVTVLSLAAAACENNARLCLPRERHARLCTRARVTAAVLSIWAAAVGAVALQTALDAAPLYCRPPRPGPRPPGPGALPYHVACGALLLLLAFAWHVRTALRVRALRSRPSFKPAVTFAWDYALAKTNAYSAALFVVFWAPFGVALVVSAARGGRGVPARLVYNLAWFALSKSCVNSLLYCCTNRHFRNAYVNLFHYCCCKTTVSFSRRQRAAGAAVVGGALGDAARPSGDVRVHIIPGYNMYSYTSPQRARELCKTASGIKRSAGSCRPGGSGAGRTNGRDVYEL